From the genome of Streptomyces sp. NBC_01116, one region includes:
- a CDS encoding 2Fe-2S iron-sulfur cluster-binding protein, translated as MSNEETSNQHDQQGGQGHSEGPDPRYGGWEPTPQGDGFDADATAFVHLPPEDLANIPLAAPGHGYVPPMILPLTPAAGLDPAATGSWVLQTQTQQAQAEQRAQETAAAQEPGAVHWPDPNQQGGYQGPYQDTSHATAQWNFTEAFGEAAAAPEPTAAPEARGPEAGHLGHTNHADAPGHADAPGHADAPGHAGHADHTGHTGQWTIPVADGDLPDESGEFLASAHTPRWYADSARPATLPGGAPAPWATPEPEPVADPVPVAEQTPAAEPATDEPAEPTALEADAEPAATADIEDPAAENAEAAPAPEAEADAAPDTALDGAPEAAPAAPPEAGPEADRTPVPAPALLDAPSEHPAASYLLHVNGVDRPVSDSWIGESLLYVLRERLGLAGAKDGCSQGECGACNVQVDGRLVASCLVPAATAAGSEVRTVEGLAVDGEPSDVQRALSACGAVQCGFCIPGMAMTVHDLLEGNHAPSELETRQALCGNLCRCSGYRGVLDAVADVVAAREASAEAATAGQDEARIPHQAEPGAGGVHPGAHPHEGEAL; from the coding sequence GTGAGCAATGAGGAAACCTCCAACCAGCACGACCAGCAGGGAGGGCAGGGCCACTCCGAGGGCCCGGACCCCCGTTACGGCGGCTGGGAGCCGACGCCGCAGGGCGACGGGTTCGACGCGGACGCCACCGCGTTCGTCCACCTCCCGCCGGAGGACCTGGCGAACATCCCCCTGGCCGCGCCCGGCCACGGGTACGTCCCCCCGATGATCCTGCCGCTGACCCCGGCCGCGGGTCTGGACCCGGCGGCGACGGGCAGCTGGGTGCTCCAGACGCAGACCCAGCAGGCGCAGGCCGAGCAGCGCGCCCAGGAGACCGCCGCCGCCCAGGAGCCAGGCGCGGTCCACTGGCCGGACCCGAACCAGCAGGGCGGCTATCAGGGCCCGTACCAGGACACGTCGCACGCCACGGCCCAGTGGAACTTCACCGAGGCGTTCGGCGAGGCGGCGGCGGCCCCGGAACCGACCGCGGCTCCGGAGGCCCGGGGCCCGGAGGCCGGGCACCTCGGCCACACGAACCACGCGGACGCCCCCGGCCACGCGGACGCCCCCGGCCACGCAGACGCTCCCGGCCACGCCGGTCATGCGGACCACACGGGCCACACCGGCCAGTGGACGATTCCGGTGGCGGACGGGGATCTCCCGGACGAATCGGGCGAGTTCCTGGCCTCGGCGCACACACCGCGGTGGTACGCGGACAGCGCCCGCCCGGCAACGCTGCCCGGCGGCGCCCCCGCCCCCTGGGCCACACCGGAGCCGGAGCCGGTGGCCGACCCCGTACCCGTGGCGGAGCAGACCCCGGCGGCGGAACCGGCGACGGACGAACCGGCGGAGCCGACAGCCCTTGAGGCGGACGCGGAGCCCGCCGCCACCGCCGACATCGAGGACCCGGCCGCCGAGAACGCCGAGGCGGCACCCGCTCCCGAGGCCGAAGCGGACGCGGCACCGGACACAGCCCTGGACGGAGCCCCGGAAGCGGCCCCCGCCGCGCCCCCGGAAGCCGGCCCGGAAGCCGACCGCACCCCTGTCCCCGCCCCCGCCCTCCTCGACGCACCGAGCGAGCACCCGGCCGCGTCCTACCTGCTCCATGTGAACGGCGTGGACCGACCCGTCAGCGACTCCTGGATCGGCGAGTCCCTGCTCTACGTGCTCCGCGAGCGCCTCGGTCTGGCCGGGGCCAAGGACGGCTGCTCGCAGGGCGAGTGCGGTGCCTGCAACGTCCAGGTCGACGGCCGGCTGGTCGCCTCCTGCCTGGTCCCCGCGGCCACGGCGGCGGGCAGCGAGGTGCGTACGGTCGAGGGCCTCGCCGTCGACGGCGAACCGTCCGACGTCCAGCGCGCCCTGTCCGCCTGCGGCGCCGTCCAGTGCGGCTTCTGCATCCCCGGCATGGCGATGACCGTCCACGACCTGCTGGAGGGCAACCACGCCCCCAGCGAGCTGGAGACCCGCCAGGCGCTCTGCGGCAACCTCTGCCGCTGTTCCGGCTACCGGGGCGTGCTCGACGCGGTCGCGGACGTCGTCGCGGCCCGCGAGGCGAGCGCCGAGGCGGCCACGGCGGGCCAGGACGAGGCCCGCATCCCGCACCAGGCCGAGCCGGGCGCGGGCGGCGTGCACCCGGGAGCACACCCGCACGAGGGAGAGGCGCTGTGA
- a CDS encoding xanthine dehydrogenase family protein subunit M, with protein MTTHAPQAMQSVTLPASLDEAVAALGAMPAAVPVAGGTDLMAAVNKGLLRPSGLVGLGRISELRGWHYQDGHALLGAGLTHARMGRPDFAALIPALAASARAAGPPQIRNAGTLGGNIVTSAPTGDALPVLAALEAELVIAGPDGARREIPVSHLLAGRELLEPAELIGFVRVPLLHAPQVFLKATGRTGPGRATASVAIVLDPARRGVRCAVGAIAPMPLRPLEAERWIASLIDWDGERGLAPDALAAFGEYVAAACIPDHAPPADGTEAPPLSPAVLHLRRTVAALARRALGRALS; from the coding sequence TTGACCACGCACGCACCGCAGGCGATGCAGTCGGTGACGCTGCCGGCCTCGTTGGACGAGGCCGTGGCGGCACTCGGCGCCATGCCCGCAGCCGTTCCGGTTGCCGGGGGCACGGACCTGATGGCAGCCGTCAACAAGGGGCTCCTGCGCCCCTCGGGGCTGGTCGGCCTCGGCCGGATCAGCGAGCTGCGCGGCTGGCACTACCAGGACGGCCACGCCCTCCTCGGCGCCGGCCTCACCCATGCCCGCATGGGGCGCCCCGACTTCGCCGCCCTGATCCCCGCCCTCGCCGCCTCCGCCCGCGCCGCGGGACCGCCGCAGATCCGCAACGCCGGCACGCTCGGCGGCAACATCGTCACCTCCGCGCCCACCGGCGACGCCCTGCCCGTGCTGGCCGCGCTGGAGGCCGAGCTGGTCATCGCGGGCCCCGACGGTGCCCGCCGCGAGATCCCCGTCTCCCACCTGCTGGCGGGCCGCGAACTGCTGGAGCCCGCGGAGCTGATCGGCTTCGTCCGCGTACCGCTGCTGCACGCCCCGCAGGTGTTCCTGAAGGCCACCGGCCGCACCGGCCCGGGCCGCGCCACCGCCTCGGTCGCCATCGTCCTGGACCCGGCCCGGCGGGGCGTGCGCTGCGCGGTCGGCGCCATCGCCCCGATGCCGCTGCGCCCGCTGGAGGCGGAGCGCTGGATCGCCTCGCTGATCGACTGGGACGGCGAGCGGGGCCTGGCCCCCGACGCACTGGCCGCCTTCGGCGAGTACGTCGCCGCGGCCTGCATCCCGGACCACGCACCACCCGCCGACGGAACAGAGGCCCCGCCGCTGTCCCCGGCCGTACTGCACCTGCGGCGCACCGTCGCCGCGCTCGCCCGACGCGCGCTGGGGAGGGCACTGTCGTGA
- a CDS encoding beta-N-acetylhexosaminidase yields MAPRNTGHTDDTGPVDTAALGLIPAPRTVTPAPSGPYPLGHATPLSAAPGTEGVARWLRTTLGAATGLPLAEGTGEGGIVLALDGELAPEAYRLAVGADAVRLTGGSAAGVFRGAQTLRQLLGPDAFRRAPLAAGRAWEVPAVVVEDEPRFGWRGMMLDVSRHFLPKEDVLRYLDLLAAHKLNVFHFHLTDDQGWRIEIKRYPRLTEVGSWRSRTKYGHRASELWDETPYGGFYTQDDIREIVAYAAERHIRVVPEIDIPGHSQAAISAYPELGNADVVDTTALTVWDTWGVTPNVLAPTDATLRFYEGVLEEVLELFPAETSPFVHMGGDECPKDQWKESPLAQARIAELGVKDEDGLQSWFIRHFDAWLTERGRRLIGWDEILEGGLAEGAAVSSWRGYGGGIAAAEAGHDVVMCPEQQVYLDHRQDGGPDEPMPIGYVRSLEDVYRFEPVPPGLGEEAARHILGTQANVWTEVMQNRARVDYQVFPRLAAFAEVAWSALPAPADRDFAAFDARMSAHYARLDALGVDYRPPAGPYPRQQRPGILGFPREGAPPLV; encoded by the coding sequence ATGGCACCCCGGAACACCGGGCACACCGACGACACGGGGCCCGTGGACACCGCGGCTCTCGGTCTGATCCCCGCCCCGCGCACCGTGACCCCGGCCCCCTCCGGGCCGTACCCGCTGGGCCACGCGACCCCGCTGAGCGCCGCACCGGGCACGGAGGGCGTCGCCCGCTGGCTGCGCACCACCCTCGGCGCGGCCACCGGACTGCCGCTGGCCGAGGGCACGGGCGAGGGCGGCATCGTGCTCGCCCTCGACGGGGAACTGGCCCCCGAGGCCTACCGCCTCGCCGTCGGAGCCGATGCCGTACGCCTCACGGGCGGCAGCGCCGCGGGCGTCTTCCGGGGTGCGCAGACCCTCCGTCAGCTCCTCGGCCCGGACGCCTTCCGGCGTGCGCCGCTCGCCGCGGGCCGCGCCTGGGAGGTCCCGGCGGTCGTCGTCGAGGACGAGCCCCGCTTCGGCTGGCGCGGCATGATGCTCGACGTCTCGCGGCACTTCCTGCCCAAGGAAGACGTCCTGCGCTACCTGGACCTGCTGGCCGCCCACAAGCTGAACGTCTTCCACTTCCACCTCACCGACGACCAGGGCTGGCGCATCGAGATCAAGCGCTACCCGCGCCTGACCGAGGTCGGCTCCTGGCGCTCGCGCACCAAATACGGCCACCGGGCCTCCGAGCTGTGGGACGAGACCCCCTACGGCGGCTTCTACACCCAGGACGACATCCGCGAGATCGTCGCCTACGCCGCCGAGCGGCACATCCGGGTGGTCCCCGAGATCGACATCCCGGGCCACTCGCAGGCGGCCATCAGCGCCTACCCCGAGCTGGGCAACGCCGACGTCGTCGACACCACCGCCCTGACCGTCTGGGACACCTGGGGCGTCACCCCGAACGTCCTCGCCCCCACCGACGCCACCCTGCGCTTCTACGAAGGCGTCCTGGAGGAGGTGCTCGAACTCTTCCCCGCCGAGACCTCCCCGTTCGTCCACATGGGCGGCGACGAGTGCCCCAAGGACCAGTGGAAGGAGTCCCCGCTCGCCCAGGCCCGGATCGCCGAACTCGGCGTGAAGGACGAGGACGGGCTCCAGTCCTGGTTCATCCGCCACTTCGACGCCTGGCTCACCGAACGGGGCCGCCGCCTCATCGGCTGGGACGAGATCCTCGAAGGGGGCCTCGCCGAAGGGGCCGCCGTCTCCTCCTGGCGCGGCTACGGCGGCGGCATCGCGGCCGCGGAGGCCGGGCACGACGTCGTCATGTGCCCCGAGCAGCAGGTGTATCTGGACCACCGTCAGGACGGCGGCCCCGACGAGCCGATGCCCATCGGATACGTCCGCAGCCTGGAGGACGTCTACCGCTTCGAGCCCGTCCCGCCGGGCCTCGGCGAGGAGGCGGCCCGTCACATCCTGGGCACCCAGGCCAACGTCTGGACCGAGGTCATGCAGAACCGGGCCCGCGTCGACTACCAGGTCTTCCCGCGCCTCGCCGCCTTCGCCGAGGTCGCCTGGTCCGCCCTGCCGGCCCCGGCCGACCGGGACTTCGCCGCGTTCGACGCCCGGATGAGCGCCCACTACGCCCGGCTCGACGCCCTCGGCGTGGACTACCGCCCGCCGGCCGGCCCGTACCCCCGGCAGCAGCGCCCCGGCATCCTCGGCTTCCCGCGCGAGGGAGCGCCGCCGCTGGTGTGA
- a CDS encoding carbohydrate ABC transporter permease encodes MSATTDSPVREGPVRGPASGATRGGGIARLLRVKRPGRLAAEATALLLAVAVAFPLYWMVLSAFKPAGEIQSTDARPWTLAPSLDSFRRVFEQQDFGRYFLNSLLVAGTVVILSALIAFLAATAVTRFRFKFRTTLLIMFLVAQMVPVEALTIPLFFLMRDFGQLNTLGSLILPHLAFSLPFAIWMLRGFVKAVPEALEEAAYIDGASRTRFLWQILFPLVFPGLVATSVFSFITTWNDFLFAKSFIISDTSQSTLPMALLVFFKPDENDWGGIMAASTVMTIPVLVFFVLVQRRLVSGLGGAVKD; translated from the coding sequence GTGAGCGCGACGACCGACAGTCCCGTACGCGAGGGCCCCGTACGCGGTCCCGCGAGCGGCGCCACGCGCGGCGGCGGCATCGCCAGGCTGCTGCGCGTCAAGCGGCCCGGCAGGCTGGCCGCCGAGGCCACCGCCCTGCTGCTCGCCGTCGCGGTCGCCTTCCCCCTGTACTGGATGGTGCTCTCCGCCTTCAAACCGGCCGGGGAGATCCAGTCCACCGACGCCCGCCCCTGGACGCTCGCCCCCTCGCTCGACTCGTTCCGCCGGGTCTTCGAACAGCAGGACTTCGGGCGCTACTTCCTCAACAGCCTGCTGGTGGCGGGCACGGTGGTCATCCTCTCCGCGCTGATCGCCTTCCTCGCCGCCACCGCCGTGACGCGCTTCCGCTTCAAGTTCCGCACCACGCTGCTGATCATGTTCCTGGTCGCGCAGATGGTGCCGGTGGAGGCGCTGACCATCCCGCTGTTCTTCCTGATGCGGGACTTCGGCCAGCTGAACACGCTCGGCTCGCTGATCCTGCCGCACCTCGCCTTCTCGCTGCCGTTCGCCATCTGGATGCTGCGCGGCTTCGTCAAGGCGGTCCCCGAGGCCCTGGAGGAGGCCGCCTACATCGACGGGGCCAGCCGCACCCGCTTCCTGTGGCAGATCCTCTTCCCGCTGGTCTTCCCGGGCCTCGTGGCGACCAGCGTCTTCTCCTTCATCACCACCTGGAACGACTTCCTGTTCGCGAAGTCGTTCATCATCAGCGACACCTCCCAGTCGACGCTGCCCATGGCGCTGCTGGTCTTCTTCAAACCGGACGAGAACGACTGGGGAGGGATCATGGCAGCCTCGACGGTGATGACCATCCCCGTACTGGTCTTCTTCGTACTCGTACAGCGACGCCTCGTCTCCGGACTGGGCGGAGCGGTAAAGGACTGA
- a CDS encoding carbohydrate ABC transporter permease: protein MTTHTTSLKVPPAAGKGGGTPPARPPRRGRSVSPANRSGWTPWLYLLPALVLLAGLLVYPIYQLGLISFLEYTQAQVSGGEPTTFQGFGNYATLFNDSQFWQVLLATVVFAAACVVSTLFVGCALAVLLTRIRALPRLALMMAALGAWATPAITGSTVWVFLFDPDFGPVNKVLGLGDFSWTYGRYSAFALVLLEVLWCSFPFVMVTVYAGIRAIPTEVLEAASLDGASQWRIWRTIMAPMLKPILIVVTIQSIIWDFKVFTQIYVMTNGGGIAGQNLVLNVYAYQKAFASSQYSLGSAIGVVMLVILLAVTLVYLRLVRRQGEEL, encoded by the coding sequence ATGACCACGCACACCACCTCGCTCAAGGTGCCGCCCGCGGCCGGGAAGGGCGGCGGGACCCCGCCCGCCCGCCCGCCCCGGCGCGGCCGGTCCGTCTCGCCCGCGAACCGCTCCGGCTGGACCCCGTGGCTCTACCTCCTGCCGGCGCTCGTCCTGCTCGCCGGACTGCTGGTCTACCCGATCTACCAGCTCGGCCTGATCTCGTTCCTGGAGTACACCCAGGCCCAGGTCAGCGGTGGCGAACCCACCACCTTCCAGGGCTTCGGCAACTACGCCACCCTCTTCAACGACAGCCAGTTCTGGCAGGTCCTCCTCGCCACCGTGGTCTTCGCCGCGGCCTGCGTGGTCTCCACCCTGTTCGTCGGCTGCGCGCTGGCCGTCCTGCTCACCCGCATCCGCGCCCTGCCCCGGCTCGCGCTGATGATGGCCGCGCTCGGCGCCTGGGCCACCCCCGCGATCACCGGCTCCACCGTCTGGGTCTTCCTCTTCGACCCCGACTTCGGACCGGTGAACAAGGTGCTGGGACTCGGCGACTTCTCCTGGACGTACGGGCGCTACAGCGCCTTCGCCCTGGTGCTCCTCGAAGTCCTGTGGTGCTCTTTCCCGTTCGTGATGGTCACCGTGTACGCGGGCATCCGGGCCATCCCGACCGAAGTGCTGGAGGCCGCCTCGCTGGACGGCGCGTCCCAGTGGCGGATCTGGCGCACCATCATGGCGCCGATGCTCAAGCCCATCCTGATCGTCGTCACCATCCAGTCGATCATCTGGGACTTCAAGGTCTTCACCCAGATCTACGTCATGACCAACGGCGGCGGCATCGCCGGCCAGAACCTGGTGCTCAACGTGTACGCGTACCAGAAGGCGTTCGCGTCCTCGCAGTACAGCCTCGGATCCGCGATCGGCGTCGTGATGCTGGTGATCCTGCTGGCCGTCACGCTGGTCTATCTGCGCCTGGTGAGGCGCCAGGGGGAGGAACTGTGA
- a CDS encoding extracellular solute-binding protein, which produces MKLSARIAAPAAALVLAGLTATACAPQTSDTSAKGDDKSGTLRVWLFQEVGNKPKEKVVDTAVAAFEKAHKGAKVEVEYIPVDTRAQRIKAAFNDPKSAPDLIEYGNSDTAGYVKDGGLADITEEFGAWDEAKDTDPIAKQSVTVGDKVYGAPFFVGVRALYYRTDVFEDLGIEAPKSQAELISTAKKIRKAKPDLYGLAVGGAYTYGAMPFIWANGGELAGETDGTYKSGINSEKARKGIEAYTSLFGDDNCPAAKCASMGGNATVTAFASGKAAMAIGGDFSHAAVEAGAVKGKYAVVPLPGIAKNSIAPAFAGGNNLGVLKSSAHRTLAVDLMKSLSGKKTQAEMFDAMGFLPTYTDVLDNAAKKEPFVAPFVQTLGAGAKFVPASPAWGQIDASLILPTMFQEIVSGRKDVARASDDAAKKMDTAFTDAG; this is translated from the coding sequence ATGAAGCTTTCTGCCCGAATTGCCGCCCCGGCTGCGGCGCTTGTGCTGGCCGGCCTCACCGCCACCGCCTGCGCGCCGCAGACCTCCGACACCAGTGCGAAGGGTGACGACAAGAGCGGCACGCTCCGTGTCTGGCTCTTCCAGGAGGTCGGCAACAAGCCCAAGGAGAAGGTCGTCGACACGGCCGTCGCCGCGTTCGAGAAGGCCCACAAGGGCGCGAAGGTCGAGGTCGAGTACATACCGGTCGACACCCGCGCACAGCGGATCAAGGCCGCGTTCAACGACCCCAAGAGCGCCCCGGACCTCATCGAGTACGGCAACTCCGACACCGCCGGATACGTCAAGGACGGCGGACTCGCGGACATCACCGAGGAGTTCGGCGCCTGGGACGAGGCCAAGGACACCGACCCGATCGCCAAGCAGTCCGTCACCGTCGGCGACAAGGTCTACGGCGCGCCCTTCTTCGTCGGCGTCCGGGCCCTCTACTACCGCACCGACGTCTTCGAGGACCTCGGCATCGAGGCCCCCAAGTCCCAGGCCGAGCTGATCTCCACCGCCAAGAAGATCCGCAAGGCCAAGCCCGACCTCTACGGCCTCGCGGTCGGCGGCGCGTACACCTACGGCGCGATGCCCTTCATCTGGGCCAACGGCGGCGAACTCGCCGGCGAGACCGACGGGACGTACAAGTCCGGCATCAACAGCGAGAAGGCCCGCAAGGGCATCGAGGCCTACACCTCCCTCTTCGGCGACGACAACTGCCCGGCCGCCAAGTGCGCCTCCATGGGCGGCAACGCCACCGTGACCGCCTTCGCCTCCGGAAAGGCCGCCATGGCCATCGGCGGCGACTTCAGCCACGCGGCCGTCGAGGCGGGCGCGGTCAAGGGCAAGTACGCCGTCGTCCCGCTGCCCGGCATCGCCAAGAACTCCATCGCCCCCGCCTTCGCGGGCGGCAACAACCTCGGCGTCCTCAAGAGCAGTGCGCACCGCACCCTCGCCGTCGACCTGATGAAGTCGCTCAGCGGCAAGAAGACCCAGGCCGAGATGTTCGACGCGATGGGCTTCCTGCCCACCTACACCGACGTCCTGGACAACGCCGCGAAGAAGGAGCCCTTCGTCGCCCCGTTCGTCCAGACCCTGGGCGCGGGCGCCAAGTTCGTCCCCGCGTCGCCCGCCTGGGGCCAGATCGACGCCTCGCTGATCCTGCCGACGATGTTCCAGGAGATCGTCTCCGGCCGTAAGGACGTGGCCCGGGCCTCGGACGACGCGGCGAAGAAGATGGACACGGCCTTCACCGACGCGGGCTGA
- a CDS encoding DUF3039 domain-containing protein: protein MSTLEPDRGAGTGTLVEPTPQVSRGDGDHERYAHYVQKDKIMASALEGTPVVALCGKVWVPGRDPKKYPVCPMCKEIYESMGAGGDKDKGKGGGKDKK from the coding sequence ATGAGCACTCTTGAGCCCGATCGCGGGGCAGGTACGGGGACCCTCGTCGAGCCCACGCCGCAGGTGTCGAGGGGCGACGGCGACCACGAGCGCTACGCCCACTACGTCCAGAAGGACAAGATCATGGCGAGTGCCCTGGAGGGCACTCCCGTGGTCGCGCTGTGCGGGAAGGTCTGGGTGCCGGGGCGCGACCCCAAGAAGTACCCGGTCTGTCCCATGTGCAAGGAGATCTACGAGTCCATGGGCGCCGGCGGCGACAAGGACAAGGGCAAGGGCGGCGGCAAGGACAAGAAGTAG
- a CDS encoding YqgE/AlgH family protein, with the protein MTEVSSLTGRLLVAAPALTDPNFDRAVVLLLDHDEEGSLGVVLNRPTPVGVGDILASWAALTGEPDVVFQGGPVSLDSALGVAVIPGDEGPLGWRRVHGAIGLVDLETPPELLGPALGSLRIFAGYAGWGPGQLEGELNEGAWYVVESEPGDVSSPRPERLWRAVLRRQRSELAMIATYPDDPSLN; encoded by the coding sequence ATGACGGAGGTGTCCTCGCTCACAGGGCGGCTGCTCGTGGCCGCACCCGCCCTCACGGACCCGAATTTCGACCGGGCGGTGGTGCTGCTCCTCGACCACGACGAGGAGGGCTCCCTCGGCGTGGTCCTCAACCGCCCGACCCCGGTGGGCGTCGGCGACATCCTCGCGTCCTGGGCCGCCCTGACCGGCGAGCCGGACGTCGTCTTCCAGGGCGGCCCGGTCTCGCTCGACTCCGCGCTCGGTGTGGCGGTGATCCCCGGCGACGAGGGCCCGCTCGGCTGGCGGCGGGTGCACGGGGCGATCGGCCTGGTCGACCTGGAGACCCCGCCCGAGCTGCTCGGCCCCGCCCTCGGTTCGCTGCGGATCTTCGCCGGATACGCGGGCTGGGGCCCAGGTCAGCTGGAGGGCGAGCTGAACGAGGGCGCGTGGTACGTGGTCGAGTCGGAGCCCGGTGACGTCTCCTCCCCGCGCCCCGAACGGCTCTGGCGCGCGGTGCTCCGCCGCCAGCGCAGCGAACTGGCGATGATCGCCACGTATCCGGACGACCCTTCGCTCAACTGA
- the murA gene encoding UDP-N-acetylglucosamine 1-carboxyvinyltransferase produces MTGTDDVLLVHGGTPLEGEIRVRGAKNLVPKAMVAALLGSGPSRLRNVPDIRDVRVVRGLLQLHGVTVRPGDEPGELILDPSHVESANVADIDAHAGSSRIPILFCGPLLHRLGHAFIPGLGGCDIGGRPIDFHFEVLRQFGATIEKRADGQYLEAPQRLRGTKIRLPYPSVGSTEQVLLTAVLAEGVTELSNAAVEPEIEDLICVLQKMGAIISMDTDRTIRITGVDRLDGYTHRAIPDRLEAASWASAALATEGNIYVRGAQQRSMMTFLNTFRRVGGAFEIDDEGIRFWHPGGALNAIALETDVHPGFQTDWQQPLVVALTQAAGLSIVHETVYESRLGFTSALNQMGAHIQLYRECLGGSDCRFGQRNFLHSAVVSGPTKLQGADLVIPDLRGGFSYLIAALAAQGTSRVHGIDLINRGYENFMEKLEKLGAKVELPGGSLV; encoded by the coding sequence ATGACCGGCACAGACGATGTCCTGCTTGTCCACGGCGGAACCCCGCTGGAGGGCGAGATCCGCGTCCGAGGCGCCAAGAACCTGGTGCCGAAGGCCATGGTCGCCGCGCTGCTCGGCAGCGGGCCCAGCCGCCTCCGCAATGTTCCCGACATCCGTGACGTACGGGTGGTCCGGGGGCTCCTCCAGCTCCACGGCGTCACCGTCCGCCCCGGCGACGAGCCGGGCGAACTGATCCTCGACCCCTCGCACGTCGAGTCGGCGAACGTCGCCGACATCGATGCCCACGCGGGCTCGTCGCGCATCCCGATCCTGTTCTGCGGCCCGCTGCTGCACCGCCTCGGCCACGCCTTCATCCCGGGCCTGGGCGGCTGCGACATCGGCGGCCGGCCGATCGACTTCCACTTCGAGGTGCTGCGCCAGTTCGGCGCGACCATCGAGAAGCGGGCGGACGGCCAGTACCTGGAGGCCCCGCAGCGGCTGCGCGGCACCAAGATCCGGCTGCCGTACCCGTCGGTGGGCTCCACCGAGCAGGTGCTGCTCACCGCCGTCCTCGCCGAGGGCGTCACCGAGCTGTCCAACGCGGCCGTCGAGCCGGAGATCGAGGACCTCATCTGCGTACTGCAGAAGATGGGCGCGATCATCTCCATGGACACCGACCGGACCATCCGGATCACCGGTGTCGACAGGCTCGACGGATACACCCACCGGGCGATCCCGGACCGCCTGGAGGCGGCTTCCTGGGCGTCGGCGGCGCTGGCGACCGAGGGCAACATCTATGTGCGCGGTGCCCAGCAGCGCTCGATGATGACCTTCCTGAACACCTTCCGCCGGGTCGGCGGGGCCTTCGAGATCGACGACGAGGGCATCCGCTTCTGGCACCCGGGCGGCGCGCTGAACGCCATCGCGCTGGAGACGGACGTGCACCCCGGCTTCCAGACGGACTGGCAGCAGCCCCTGGTGGTCGCGCTGACGCAGGCCGCGGGCCTGTCGATCGTCCACGAGACGGTGTACGAGTCGCGGCTCGGCTTCACCTCCGCGCTCAACCAGATGGGCGCGCACATCCAGCTGTACCGCGAGTGCCTCGGCGGCTCGGACTGCCGCTTCGGGCAGCGCAACTTCCTGCACTCGGCGGTCGTCTCCGGACCGACCAAGCTCCAGGGCGCCGACCTGGTCATCCCGGACCTCCGGGGCGGTTTCTCGTACCTGATCGCGGCGCTGGCGGCGCAGGGCACCTCCCGGGTGCACGGCATCGACCTGATCAACCGCGGTTACGAGAACTTCATGGAGAAGCTGGAGAAGCTCGGCGCGAAGGTCGAGCTGCCGGGCGGTTCGCTCGTCTGA
- a CDS encoding AraC family transcriptional regulator: MAPRQEIRDVAAWRPAVAGVVEVFHARFTEHAYPMHVHDAWTLLIVDDGAVRYDLDRHERGTPDGTVSLLPPGVPHNGSPATSDGFRKRVIYLDMTHLDASLVGPAVDTPDLADPLLRTRVGRLHTALADPGDAFEAESRLAFVGERLRGHLRPGGLPAGPAGGRRGVAMDLRELLDERLREGVTLAEAARLVHAHPTHLVRAFSAAYAIAPHQYVTSRRVDRARRLLLDGMPPGEAAAAVGFHDQSHLTRHFKRIAGTTPGRYARHARSRGLQGPF; this comes from the coding sequence GTGGCGCCACGGCAGGAGATCAGGGACGTCGCGGCCTGGCGTCCGGCCGTCGCCGGCGTCGTGGAGGTCTTCCACGCCCGCTTCACCGAGCACGCCTACCCCATGCACGTCCACGACGCCTGGACGCTCCTGATCGTCGACGACGGCGCCGTCCGCTACGACCTGGACCGCCACGAGCGCGGCACCCCGGACGGCACGGTGAGCCTGCTGCCGCCCGGCGTCCCGCACAACGGCTCTCCCGCGACCTCCGACGGCTTCCGCAAACGGGTGATCTACCTGGACATGACGCACCTCGACGCGAGCCTCGTCGGACCCGCCGTGGACACCCCCGACCTCGCCGACCCGCTGCTGCGCACCCGCGTCGGCCGGCTGCACACCGCACTCGCCGACCCGGGCGACGCGTTCGAGGCGGAGAGCCGGCTGGCGTTCGTCGGCGAGCGGCTCCGGGGGCACCTGCGCCCCGGCGGCCTCCCGGCGGGCCCGGCGGGAGGCCGCCGGGGCGTCGCGATGGACCTGCGCGAGCTCCTCGACGAGCGGCTGCGCGAGGGCGTCACCCTGGCCGAGGCCGCCCGGCTGGTCCACGCGCACCCCACCCATCTCGTACGGGCCTTCAGCGCGGCGTACGCCATCGCGCCGCACCAGTACGTGACGTCCCGCCGGGTCGACCGGGCCCGCCGCCTGCTGCTCGACGGGATGCCGCCGGGCGAGGCGGCCGCCGCCGTCGGCTTCCACGACCAGTCCCACCTCACCCGGCACTTCAAGCGCATCGCGGGTACCACCCCGGGCCGCTATGCCCGCCATGCCCGCTCTCGCGGCCTTCAGGGGCCCTTCTGA